In a genomic window of Phaenicophaeus curvirostris isolate KB17595 chromosome Z, BPBGC_Pcur_1.0, whole genome shotgun sequence:
- the LOC138733447 gene encoding LOW QUALITY PROTEIN: interferon alpha-13-like (The sequence of the model RefSeq protein was modified relative to this genomic sequence to represent the inferred CDS: deleted 2 bases in 1 codon), with protein sequence MTFRTSQPISQHLYRKERTLELFFIMNAFGLIQIGLILLCTATISSLQCSHLPLQQRKMIKNSLQLLDKMGKKFPPQCLREKMYFRFPKQVLKPRQKEAVKAAIEDIYQHIFYIFSKNLTLAAWDGTALEQFQNGLYHQIEQLEACVIKKQTHYFSSKEINRLKLKKYFQKIDCFLKDRQHNMCSWEISRAEMRRCLQLIEKVISKLNKVYVVFSLPPMDAS encoded by the exons ATGACCTTCAGAACATCCCAGCCTATCTCTCAGCATTTAtac aggaaagaaagaacattaGAGCTTTTCTTTATTATGAATGCTTTTGGCTTGATACAAATTGGCCTCATACTGTTGTGCACCGCCACCATTTCCAGTCTTCAGTGTAGTCACCTTCCtttacagcaaagaaaaatgatcAAGAACAGCCTGCAACTTTTGGACAAAATGGGCAAAAAGTTTCCTCCACAGTGCCTAAGAGAGAAAATGTACTTCAGATTTCCTAAACAGGTTCTAAAGCCCAGACAGAAAGAGGCTGTCAAGGCAGCCATTGAAGATATCTACCAACACATCTTCTACATCTTTAGCAAAAATCTGACTCTAGCAGCTTGGGATGGGACTGCTCTAGAACAATTCCAAAATGGACTTTATCATCAAATTGAGCAGTTGGAGGCATGTGTGATCAAGAAGCAGACCCACTACTTTTCGAGTAAAGAAATCAACAGACTGAAACTGAAGAAGTACTTTCAGAAAATAGACTGTTTTCTtaaagacagacaacacaacATGTGCTCCTGGGAGATCAGCCGTGCAGAAATGAGGAGATGTCTTCAATTGATAGAAAAAGTCATAAGCAAACTTAACAA GGTGTATGTAGTCTTCTCTCTGCCACCCATGGACGCAAGCTAA